One Phaseolus vulgaris cultivar G19833 chromosome 11, P. vulgaris v2.0, whole genome shotgun sequence genomic window carries:
- the LOC137810712 gene encoding photosystem II stability/assembly factor HCF136, chloroplastic, which translates to MATLQFTFTDSTSLFRPSLPSSRTFPRNRSLVVKASSSSSSSDDISRSRRRFLAETTAISVSLPHLAARAEDTLSEWERVYLPIDPGVVLLDISFVPDDPNHGFLLGTRQTILETKDGGNTWAPRSIPSAEDEDFNYRFNSISFKGREGWIVGKPAILLYTADAGDSWERIPLSAELPGDMVYIKATGEKSAEMVTDEGAIYVTANRGYNWRAAVQETVSATLNRTVSSGISGASYYTGTFNTVNRSPEGKYVAVSSRGNFYLTWEPGQPYWQPHNRAVARRIQNMGWRADGGLWLLVRGGGLYLSKGTGLTEEFEEVPVQSRGFGILDVGYRSTEEAWAAGGSGILLRTTNGGKSWIRDKAADNIAANLYSVKFIDDKKGFVLGNDGVLLRYLG; encoded by the exons ATGGCCACTCTGCAATTCACCTTCACCGATTCAACCTCCTTGTTCAGGCCTTCTCTACCTTCTTCCAGAACCTTCCCTCGGAATCGAAGCCTCGTTGTCAAagcctcttcttcttcctcttcttccgaCGACATTTCCCGGAGCAGGAGACGCTTCCTCGCCGAGACCACCGCAATCTCGGTTTCGCTTCCTCACTTGGCGGCCAGGGCCGAAGACACGCTTTCAGAGTGGGAGAGAGTGTACCTCCCTATCGACCCCGGCGTCGTGCTTCTCGACATCTCTTTTGTCCCCGACGACCCCAACCACG GATTTCTTCTCGGGACGAGGCAAACAATTCTGGAGACGAAGGACGGAGGAAACACTTGGGCTCCACGTTCGATTCCCTCTGCCGAGGACGAAGATTTCAACTATCGCTTTAATTCCATCAGTTTCAAGGGGAGGGAAGGGTGGATAGTTGGAAAGCCTGCGATTCTGTTGTACACTGCTGATGCTGGAGATAGCTGGGAGAGGATACCTCTCAGTGCTGAACTTCCAGGGGATATG GTGTACATAAAGGCGACTGGTGAGAAGAGTGCAGAGATGGTGACTGACGAAGGTGCTATATATGTTACTGCTAACAGGGGTTACAACTGGAGAGCTGCTGTTCAGGAAACCGTGTCAGCTACTCTTAACAG AACAGTTTCTAGTGGTATTAGTGGTGCAAGCTATTACACCGGGACTTTCAACACTGTCAATCGCTCTCCAGAGGGAAAGTATGTTGCAGTCTCAAGTCGCGGCAACTTCTACTTAACCTGGGAGCCTGGTCAG ccATACTGGCAGCCACATAATAGAGCAGTTGCCAGAAGAATACAGAACATGGGATGGAGAGCTGACGGTGGTCTGTGGCTTCTTGTTCGTGGAGGTGGTCTTTATCTCAGCAAGGGCACAGGG TTAACTGAAGAATTTGAGGAGGTTCCTGTTCAAAGCAGGGGTTTTGGCATTCTTGATGTTGGATATCGTTCAACG GAGGAGGCTTGGGCAGCAGGGGGAAGTGGTATTCTTTTGAGAACTACTAATGGTGGCAAGTCATGGATCCGCGACAAAGCTGCTGACAACATTGCTGCAAATTTATACTCAGTCAA GTTTATTGACGACAAGAAGGGATTTGTATTGGGGAATGATGGAGTCTTGCTTCGCTACCTTGGATAG
- the LOC137810703 gene encoding peter Pan-like protein, with the protein MRKNKPGFRKPFVMKKLKQPQEQPTVDPVTGKKIPKSFVFSRGKIPANLKQLQMDLRKLMLPYTALSLREKKRNNLRDFLNVAGPLGVTHFFILSKTATSPYLRVATTPQGPTLTFKIHDYSLAADIARSQLHPRCPKDLFKNSALIVLSGFVSGELPLRLTTNMFQNIFPTIDVKTIKLSTCQRIVLLNYNKDTKLIDFRHYSIRLQPIGVSRRLRKLVQSHQVPDLRNLQDVSDFVTKAGYGSESEADEEAATVTLSSDIGRVNRASTKSAVKLQEVGPRMTLQLVKIEKGLCSGEVLFSEYGKTGGKEEGDDEMQGEEDAEGDKEEESEDEDEDEDEELD; encoded by the exons ATG AGGAAGAACAAACCTGGGTTCAGAAAACCCTTTGTGATGAAAAAGCTGAAGCAACCGCAAGAGCAACCCACCGTGGATCCTGTTACGGGAAAGAAAATCCCTAAAAGTTTCGTCTTTTCACGAGGGAAGATACCGGCCAACCTCAAACAGCTTCAGATGGACCTCAGAAAGTTGATGCTCCCATATACTGCTCTCAGCCTTAGG GAGAAGAAACGGAATAATTTGAGAGACTTTCTGAATGTTGCTGGACCCTTGGGTGTCACACATTTCTTCATATTGTCAAAAACTGCAACTTCTCCTTACTTGAGGGTTGCAACAACCCCTCAAGGGCCTACTCTTACGTTTAAGATACATGATTACTCGTTGGCTGCTGACATTGCTCGATCTCAATTGCATCCTAGATGCCCTAAGGATCTTTTCAAAAATTCTGCTTTG ATTGTGCTTTCTGGATTTGTGAGTGGAGAGTTACCTCTACGGCTTACAACTAACatgtttcaaaatatttttccaaCAATTGATGTCAAAACA ATTAAGCTCTCCACATGCCAAAGAATCGTGTTGCTTAATTATAACAAAGACACTAAGCTCATTGATTTTCGGCATTATTCCATAAGATTACAACCTATAGGTGTTTCCCGCAGATTAAGAAAACTTGTACAGAGCCATCAGGTTCCTGATCTAAGGAATCTTCAAGATGTTAGTGATTTTGTCACAAA GGCTGGTTATGGATCAGAAAGTGAAGCTGATGAAGAAGCAGCAACAGTTACTTTGTCTAGTGATATTGGTAGAGTTAATCGCGCTTCTACAAAAAGTGCTGTCAAATTGCAAGAGGTTGGACCCAGGATGACTCTTCAACTAGTTAAAATTGAGAAGGGACTGTGTTCGGGTGAAGTTCTCTTCAGTGAATATG GAAAAACTGGAGGCAAAGAAGAAGGTGATGATGAGATGCAGGGTGAAGAAGATGCAGAAGGCGACAAAGAAGAGGaaagtgaagatgaagatgaagacgAAGATGAAGAACTTGATTAG
- the LOC137823304 gene encoding uncharacterized protein: MVEGEVSMFDETTVRAQRAARGGNWRMFKKILEGDKKSLVGAFDLFGNTAIHIATRSNNPGLLRELLEMLSEEERWHALRKGNCVNNTLLHEIVFCTRVEMAGVVLEFENEAAPEEVAEEKKRVPLVEIVNDSGETPLFRAAKLGRLKMLKYMAKHAHGDIRRLFVRYDKHSILHASILGQFFDVSIWLLNMDEKLAQHKDMNGMTCLQLLSNMPLVFRSQTPSMGTLKTLIYYLLPEEGYGSHDDGENASADFRHQRSDIESGQQDKAKFPSSVLSRINHAIWRTLAKEFDGIGRIWKLKKQHKLAEHLSEMLVQRDFSWQNSFHENFQPLIVLPVLSSKSDRIKHIHHMKEMHKTNSEMSRSRSYRAITTSTSIPHSKNYTPLLMAAGSGIVEIVGKIIDKFPEAICHVSQDEHNVLHMAVKHRQLKIFNLLKKHSAFKSLTFRITAEGRTLLHQISRMEFYVEQHLPGVAFQLQDELRWYERVKEIVPAYYLMHCDKDGLTAEDVLEMEHREMHKEAKGWIKETAQSCSTVSVLVATVVFAAAYTIPGGTNQNNGTPVFLGSRVFLFFTVTDVVALVSSLASVVMFLSILTSPFELWDFRRSLPQKLSLGFASLFFSLVCTMLTFSATVLLTIQLENHQKWASVLFCCGVFFPVAIFWRMQFPLYKMLQRLAKRLLKTLREAVPTTFVKYSRKRARTRNYNIITE; this comes from the exons atggTAGAGGGAGAAGTGTCAATGTTTGATGAGACAACGGTAAGAGCTCAAAGAGCTGCAAGGGGTGGAAACTGGAGAATGTTCAAGAAAATTTTGGAGGGAGACAAGAAGAGTTTGGTGGGGGCTTTTGACTTGTTTGGGAACACTGCCATTCACATTGCAACACGTTCCAACAATCCAGGGCTTCTTCGTGAGTTGTTGGAAATGCTGAGTGAGGAAGAGAGGTGGCATGCATTGAGGAAGGGGAATTGTGTGAATAACACCCTTCTGCATGAGATCGTGTTCTGTACTAGGGTGGAGATGGCTGGTGTTGTGTTGGAGTTTGAGAATGAAGCAGCACCAGAAGAAGTagcagaagaaaagaaaagggttCCTTTGGTGGAGATCGTGAATGACTCAGGTGAAACCCCTCTCTTTAGGGCTGCCAAGCTTGGCAGGCTTAAGATGCTCAAGTATATGGCCAAACATGCTCATGGTGACATCAGAAGGCTTTTTGTTAGATATGACAAACATTCCATTCTTCATGCAAGCATTcttggacagttttttg ATGTGAGTATTTGGTTGTTGAATATGGATGAGAAGCTAGCTCAACACAAGGATATGAATGGAATGACATGTCTTCAACTTCTATCCAATATGCCACTTGTATTTCGGAGTCAAACACCTTCCATGGGAACATTGAAGACTCTTATATATTACT TGCTTCCTGAGGAAGGATATGGAAGCCATGATGATGGTGAAAATGCCAGTGCTGACTTCAGACATCAGAGGAGCGATATAGAAAGTGGCCAACAAGATAAGGCCAAGTTTCCTAGTTCAG TTCTTTCAAGGATCAACCATGCTATTTGGAGAACTCTGGCAAAAG AGTTCGATGGGATTGGACGTATATGGAAACTAAAGAAGCAGCATAAGCTAGCAGAGCATCTGTCTGAGATGTTAGTGCAGAGAGACTTTTCATGGCAGAATTCGTTTCACGAAAACTTTCAACCCTTGATTGTACTGCCAGTTCTTTCCTCCAAATCAGACAGGATCAAACACATTCACCACATGAAGGAGATGCACAAGACCAATAGTGAAATGTCGCGTTCTAGAAGTTACAGAGCCATAACCACCTCAACAAGCATTCCCCATTCCAAGAACTACACGCCACTTCTCATGGCAGCTGGGTCAGGAATCGTGGAAATCGTTGGGAAAATCATTGACAAGTTTCCCGAGGCCATTTGTCACGTTAGCCAGGATGAACACAACGTTCTGCACATGGCCGTGAAGCACCGGCAGCTCAAGATCTTTAACTTGTTAAAGAAACATTCAGCATTCAAATCATTGACATTCCGGATTACTGCAGAAGGTCGTACTCTCTTGCACCAAATTTCGAGAATGGAGTTTTACGTAGAACAGCACCTACCTGGTGTTGCGTTCCAACTCCAAGACGAGTTGCGCTGGTACGAA CGAGTGAAGGAGATTGTTCCAGCATACTACCTGATGCACTGTGACAAAGACGGGCTAACAGCTGAAGATGTTTTGGAAATGGAGCACCGGGAGATGCACAAAGAAGCAAAAGGGTGGATTAAGGAAACGGCGCAGTCATGCTCAACCGTGTCTGTCCTTGTTGCCACGGTGGTCTTTGCGGCGGCCTACACCATCCCGGGCGGCACAAATCAGAACAACGGCACGCCTGTGTTTCTCGGTTCTCGCGTGTTTCTCTTCTTCACTGTGACGGATGTTGTCGCACTGGTGAGCTCGCTGGCATCGGTGGTGATGTTTCTCTCAATCCTAACATCCCCTTTTGAGCTGTGGGATTTCCGAAGGTCTCTGCCGCAAAAACTGAGCTTAGGGTTTGCTTCTCTCTTCTTCTCGCTGGTGTGCACCATGCTGACGTTCAGTGCAACCGTTTTGCTCACCATTCAGTTGGAGAACCACCAGAAATGGGCTTCCGTTTTGTTTTGCTGCGGCGTGTTCTTTCCTGTGGCCATTTTTTGGCGAATGCAATTTCCGCTTTACAAGATGCTTCAGCGTCTCGCTAAGCGCCTGTTGAAGACGCTTAGAGAAGCAGTGCCAACTACGTTTGTCAAATATTCCAGGAAAAGGGCTCGGACAAGAAACTATAACATCATCACTGAGTAG